A section of the Chryseobacterium scophthalmum genome encodes:
- a CDS encoding MFS transporter, with translation MSEQHHDAYENMTDKQKNRTIWSVITASSLGTLIEWYDFYIFGSLAVVLATKFFPADNPTAAFLSTLATFAAGFVVRPFGALFFGRLGDIIGRKYTFLVTLLIMGFSTFLIGCIPGYETIGYLAPVLVLILRLLQGLALGGEYGGAATYVAEYSQPHRRGYWTSWIQTTATAGLFISLIVILITKNTLSAEDFDSWGWRVPFWISILMVGVSYFIRKNMKESPLFAKAKSEGKTSKNPLKESFGNKFNFKFVLLALFGAAMGQGVIWYTGQFYAMSFLQKVMNINSMQVDYLMATALLMGTPFFVFFGWLSDKIGRKAIMMTGMLIAILAYRPIYDAMYKSVNIEAKTVESDGIKETRVAAIHKDIATDSLITFHKETTFTDGTLIKKDSIVHWSAKGPVMKDGKAEEPKVSTAITLNDDTRWYLVFLVFIQVIFVTMVYGPIAAFLVEMFPVRIRYTSMSLPYHIGNGVFGGLLPAVATYLVTSGKDAGHPTWYLEGLWYPIGVAAVCLVIGLIYLKNKNNNIHD, from the coding sequence ATGAGCGAACAACACCACGATGCTTACGAGAATATGACAGATAAGCAGAAAAACCGCACCATCTGGAGTGTCATCACTGCATCATCTCTCGGAACCTTGATAGAATGGTATGATTTCTATATTTTCGGAAGTTTAGCCGTCGTTTTGGCGACAAAATTTTTCCCGGCAGATAATCCGACCGCAGCATTTTTATCTACATTGGCGACTTTTGCAGCAGGATTTGTTGTAAGACCTTTCGGAGCTTTATTTTTCGGAAGATTGGGAGATATTATCGGAAGAAAATACACTTTTCTCGTTACTTTATTAATCATGGGATTCTCTACATTTCTGATTGGATGTATTCCCGGTTATGAAACCATAGGATATTTGGCGCCGGTTTTAGTTTTAATCTTAAGACTTTTACAAGGTTTGGCTTTGGGAGGAGAATATGGAGGAGCAGCAACTTATGTGGCGGAATATTCACAGCCACACAGAAGAGGTTACTGGACTTCATGGATTCAAACCACCGCAACTGCAGGACTTTTCATTTCTTTAATTGTTATTTTAATTACAAAAAATACACTTTCTGCTGAAGATTTTGATTCTTGGGGATGGAGAGTTCCATTCTGGATCTCGATTTTAATGGTGGGAGTTTCTTATTTCATTAGAAAAAACATGAAGGAGTCTCCGCTTTTTGCAAAGGCTAAAAGCGAGGGGAAAACTTCTAAAAATCCTTTAAAAGAAAGTTTCGGTAATAAATTTAACTTCAAATTTGTTTTATTGGCATTATTCGGAGCTGCGATGGGACAAGGTGTGATTTGGTATACAGGACAATTTTACGCCATGAGTTTCCTCCAAAAAGTAATGAACATCAATTCGATGCAGGTCGATTATTTAATGGCAACAGCTTTATTGATGGGAACTCCTTTCTTCGTATTTTTTGGTTGGCTTTCAGATAAAATTGGAAGAAAAGCAATTATGATGACCGGAATGTTGATTGCGATTTTAGCCTACAGACCGATTTACGACGCCATGTACAAAAGCGTGAACATTGAAGCTAAAACGGTTGAAAGTGACGGCATCAAAGAAACCAGAGTTGCAGCAATTCATAAAGATATCGCAACAGACAGCTTAATTACGTTTCATAAAGAAACCACTTTCACAGACGGAACTTTAATTAAAAAAGACAGTATCGTTCATTGGTCTGCAAAAGGTCCGGTAATGAAAGATGGAAAAGCTGAAGAGCCGAAAGTTTCCACAGCTATTACTTTGAACGACGACACAAGATGGTATTTGGTATTCTTGGTGTTTATTCAGGTAATTTTTGTAACGATGGTTTACGGTCCGATTGCAGCATTTTTAGTTGAAATGTTCCCTGTAAGGATCCGTTACACCTCGATGTCTTTACCGTATCATATTGGTAATGGGGTTTTTGGAGGACTACTTCCTGCAGTTGCCACTTATCTCGTAACTTCCGGAAAAGATGCAGGACACCCAACTTGGTATCTGGAAGGACTTTGGTATCCGATTGGAGTTGCCGCAGTCTGTTTAGTCATCGGATTGATCTATCTTAAAAATAAGAACAACAATATCCACGATTAA